The following is a genomic window from Bombina bombina isolate aBomBom1 chromosome 3, aBomBom1.pri, whole genome shotgun sequence.
atctgtgcacaacaccagctactTCACTCTTATGAACTCCTGcaaatggtattgtgttttatggttatgtccttagcctaaaggacgtctacttttcactttttcaggacagtataagtttacaactacccctggcttatgtgcaacccagatataatagaagtcatcatttggattgtttatattcaATCAGGTGacttggaactatgctttgcatgatatagtgcctagcttgttatttacacctagccctagattgataggtgttatttaaattgatgtgcactattatctgtttgcacaattattagctgattgcttgctattgctgattatatgtactgtatagataaatgtgtaaggctctTTCcttttattgatatatagtccttagcgcttttgattcgtttttgtatttttttttaatatttttaatcaattgtgatatgtaccagattcatcctttaagtatatatctgttatttttagagcggactagatattttcccctcaccttatagctggttatttaccactgcatatagatattcaaaatatttttttatgttagaatgaagtcaacggttactttgagaggccccttgccaaggtggaagttCTACCTCTTGGTttggttttgcttaattttaaaactctgctctgctgcttaaaaaattgacaAACAGTTGTGTTCATGTAAAGTTTCAGTCTGAAGTTtaaatttgtaacactcagtatgtgaatTCTATTTAAAATATGGGAAAcgattattgattatttttttttatccgattagtcaatcgaaaaaaataatcggtcgattaatcgattatgaaaataatcgttagttgcagccctaggtaaatttttttgtttctaaaatgtttttttttttacatatatagtaatatataaatTCAGATTTGGTATTTCTGTGcttaataaacatttttgttttcaggATTATGGGGGCttttttagggatgcaccgaaatttcggtcgCAGAAatgttttggccgaaaatggcatttttggctatttcggttttgtTTGCCtgttttcggtaaaattattgtgtagcatatttcaaatttgatgctaccctagagctgctgtttgagttcatttcttgacttactgtttctcatataatagttttctaggactatactttatttggataattggtaaaaaaaaaaatactgttaaatctgattcggTTACAGagctaaatacagaataatacagtatattgatatttaatattgtttttttaagtagggatgcaccgaaatttggtCGAAAATGGCACTAtcgttttcttggtaaaattattgtgtagcatattattgttttaagatatttttgtccaattttagtgttactttcaataaaagtgtggttattttattggcttgctgGTTTTCAATTCTGATTCATTCATAAAAAAgcctaattatgcaaaaaaaaagttttaaaatttggaaaaaagacaTTTTCGGTTTTTGGCTAAGTGCctcctggattttcggattcggttttggtccagaattaccattttggtgcatcactaggCTTTTTATCTATCACCACAAATATGGTAGCCATGCCTATAAACCATActtgtattaaagggccactaaacccaaaatctttctttcatgattcagatagaacatacaaatttaaacagcattacaatttacttctattatttattttgcttaatttgttagatatccttatttgaagaaaaagcaatgcacatgggtgagccaatcacacaaggcttctatgtgcagcaaccaatcagcagctactgagcatatctagatatgcatttcagcaaagaatatcaagagaataaaacaaattagataataaaagtaaattagaaagatgtttaaaaatgcattctctttctaaatcatgaaagaaaaaatgtgggtatcatggccctttaatactgcAATATGCCATGCAGAAACATATGCTTCCAATATTATAAGCTGAGCACTTAGATTTGCTGAAGACTTGTCATTTTATTAGTAAAATTTGAAAGGTTTTTATAAATCCAGAGCAGTACATgtacccttaaagggccattatagtaaaaaaaaaaaaagacatgcctgTAATCCATTaacgcatgtaattttaagactttcgACACTAGACTACTGTTTGTGTAACCCCTGCAAACGGGTTACACATACAGTAGAAATACCACTCTGGACTTGTAGAGCActactggtcctgagtggaaaatgCCACTGATTCAATCAGCAGGGCTAATTccacatctgagttgtgcaactTGCAGCAGCATCTTCTCTCGGAACCAGCAGTGTTCTGAGCGGTATTTCTACTGCTATAGAAATCTGTGCGCTATCACAGATAAGTGACATTGCTGACTTTCAACCTAGAATActctctgtttaacccctgcaaaggggttaaatactgtAGTCTAGGGGGGATAGTCTTAGAGCATGTAATtctttgactataatggccctttaaactctTGAAAATGCTTACCTGGTAGGTCATACATGCTGTATACTTAACTCTATATGCAGAATGGCTTCTCCGTCGGGAATGGAAGAAGCACAGTAAATTAAACAAAATGCAGGCAATATGAGTAGTTTGCATTGAATAtaattttactgtttatttttggcaggcttttaatatttatataaaaaaatagttttcatcATACCTCCTGTGGTTCTTCCTATGGAAATTAAATGTCTGTCATATCTTTTTGCATAGGTTTGTGAAGAGAACAAAAAATATTTAGGTTGaatagagtatttttttttaaaccgtataataattttatatttgctTTTTGCAGGATCCCCTAAAAGTGTGAAGGATGCATGTAAATTAATGGAGCACCAGGAGCCCCTTGAGTCCTACAACAAACAAAGGAATAAGCAGACGGAAAATAAAAAAGGACAGCATGAAACTGTTTGTACTCTGGAAGAAATGGGTTCATTTCAAACAAACACTGACATTGAAAGCAAGGAAAATCTGCCACCTTCCAGTGACTACTGGGACTTGTCCCACAGAACAGAAAAGATACATCCTTATCGCATAGTGTCAGACTCCACAGGGGGTACTTTGTGTCAGGAGAAAGAGCTTTCTAGTATGCAGGAGAATCTTAATAGCTCTTTATTGAACAGTCAGCTCTTCACTCAAGATAGTCAGGGCAACAAGGTCATCTGTCACAGACCTGCAAAGAAAAACAGGTGTAGCCGCACTCTACGTCTGCAGGACTTGACAAATGATATGTGTGTCTTAGCTGGACCACCAAGTACTTCCCAGCCACACCTGTGTGAGGATTCTTTCAGGAGGACTGACACACAGCAAGACGTCTCACTACAGAGCATGTTTACACAAGATTCTGAAGGGAACGTGGTTATAAAGCATTGATAACTGGATCAAATCATTCTAGAACCCAGATCCAGGGCATATGAATTTTAGCATATAGAACATTTCATTTTTCTCATAGAACTGGTTCTagaccatgaaataaatgaatcgtatttaaagggacataaaaccccacatttttctttcacaaattagagcatacaatttttaagcaactttccaatttactttatcgaatttcattttattctttgttgaaaagcaggaagataagctaaggagtgtgcatgtgtctgcagcagttttgcaagaatgtcatacattagcaaaagcattagatggcagcgctatttcctgtcattagTGTTTCATACTtgggcatgctacctatctagatatctcttcaacaaagaataacatgcaaacaaagcaaatttgataacagaagtaaaaatgtTATGCCCTGTCTTACtcataaaagaaaattatcagtgaTTTTCTGGCAAAACAGGTTAGATTAATCAGGCCGTGGAGGAATCTGTACATGTTTGTGCTTTCTTCTATATGTGAGAACGTTGTGTTATTGTTTTTACATGTTGGGCATAAAAACAAATCTTATTTCACGGAATATTATAGATGTGTCCACTTTACAGAcccttaaaagtttgaaaaaacagtAAGGTGTCTGCTTTCTTTTTGCTTTAGCCCTATGTTTTGTTTGTGGTCTTTAAGAGGGGTTGTTATAGATTCATTTAGGCTTGATAAAGTCATAAAATAACCTGTTCATGTCTTTCATGcgagtggcaagagtccatgagctagtgatgtattggatatacattcctaccaggagggggcaaagtttgcctaacctcaaaatgcctataaatacacctcccacctcactcatacctttttttagtttttacaaacgttgcctctcaTGGAgaatcctacttcagagactgaaattgataaatcaacttttctttttaagattaaatatattCGTTCTGTATTTAAGGGAAGTATTTAAGGGAATTTGCTTTgtgtattgaggaatctagtccttgataacaagaatagcaaatgtttttgaattctgttttttaaacttctgaggttactcctgaagtttttcctattccagatctctcatatgtttactaaagAATGATCTAagcttggtgcttcttttaacccttcttcttggtttaaaaagctatatcctttacctgtggttaatttagagttttgggaaaaagtccttaaagggacactgaacccaaatcttttcttttgtaatttagaaagagcatgcaattttaagcaactttctaatttactcctattaatttttctttgttctcttgctatcattatttgaaaaagaaggcatctaagctttttttttttgtttcagtactctggacagcacttttttattggtggatgaatttatccaccaatcagcaaggacaacccaggttgttcaccaaaaatgggccggcatctaaacttacattcttgcatttcaaataaagataccaagagaatgaagaaaatttgataataggagtaaattagaaagttgcttaaaatttcatgctcaatctgaatcacaaaagaacatttttgggtacagtgtccctttaaggttgattgGGCTATTACTACTCTTGacaaacataccactattcctatggaagatagtacttcctttaaggatcctttagataggaagattgaatcttatcttagaaagcaaatttacatactggctatattattAGACCTGCTATttgtatggctgatgttgctgctgcttcaactttttggttggacaatttagctcaacagttaacagatcctgaatttgctagcattgttcttttacttcaacatgctatttcattttgtgatgctatatttgatgtcattaagattgatattaaatccaTGTCttgctattcttactagaagagctttatggcttaaatcttggaatgctgatatggtgtctaaatctagattatctttatcatttcagggtagtaatttatttggttttcaattggattctattatctccactatcaccgggggaaagggagtttttctgccccaagataagaaatctaagggtaaatttaaagctcccagtcgttttcgttccttttgtcagaatagagaacaaaagacatCTCCTTCTCCTAAGGCCTCTGGCTTTAATTGGAGAtcatctctgaattggaataagtccaagatttataagaaaccaaatccagcccctaggactgcatgaaggtgtggccctcaaaccagttcaactggtggggggaagattgaaattatttcatcacatttggacagtttctgttcaatatcagtggattcagaatattgtttctcaggggtattgaataggtttcagaataatacctcccatgggaagataatTTCTTATGtttcaacaaaccctgtgaaggctcaggcatttcggaagtgtgtttcagacctagagctttcaggggtgattgttccagttcctctgcaggaacggggtttgggtttttattccaatctattcattgtcccaaataatGAAGATTCGTTCAGGCAAATTCTGAATCTGAATTTTTTAcatagttttgtaagagtcccaactttcaagatggtgactataaggactattgtgccttttgttcagcaaggtcatttcatgtccacaatagacttacaggacgcttatcttcatgttccaatttatccagaccactatcgttttttgagattctcttttctagacaagcattaccaatttgtcgctctaatgtttggcctagcaacagctccaagaatcttttcgaaggttctcaggTGCCCTatctaatcagagagcagggtattgagttgttttttttttttttaacggtatcttggtactagctcaagcttttcatttagcagaatctcacacaaaactagtgtggtttcttcaaaaacatggttggaggatcaatttacaaaagagtttcttgattcctcggacaagggtcacctttttaggtttccagatagattcaatgtccatgactttttttctctgacagacaagagatgaatgaagttagttttagcttgtcttaaccttcagtgactatgtgcatggatgttttaggtctcatgactgcagcatcggacgcgatcccctttgcttgtttcatacaaggcctctacagctttgcatgttgcaccaatcgtgcatggattatactcggatatcacaactgatatacttaaatcccaacactcaactctctctgacttggtggttaggccatcaccttattgttcaaggggcttcatttgttcgtcctacctggactgtgatcacaacagatgcaagtctcacgggttggggagctgtctggggttctctgacagcacaatctGTTTGGAATCtttaagaggcgaggttaccaatccaatattttagaactcttttttttcagagctcttcaggcatggcctctcttgaagagagaactttacatttgttttcaaacagacactatcacaaccgtggcatatgtcaatcatcaaggagggactcacagtccttcagcagtgaaggaagtatctcggatacttcctTGGGCGGAATCAAAgtcttgtcaaatttctgtgattcatatcccaggtgtaggcaattgggaagcggtttatctcagccgtcagactttaaattcggggggagtggtttctccatccagatgtgttttttcatcttgtacaaatgtggggtcttccaggaatagatttgatggcctctcgtttaaacaagaagcttcccagttaCCTTtcccggtccagggatcctcaggcggagatggtggatgccttggcagtttcttggttttaccaacctgcttatatttttccacctctggttcttcttccaagggtgatctccaagatcataatggaacaatatcatgtgtttctgatagcaccagaatggcctcaaaggtttttgtatgcggattcTGTCCGGATGTCCATTTGCCAGCCTTGGcaactttctttaaagggatagtaaacccaaaaaattatatataattttctaaaaCTACTTCAACATTTATTAAACATTATAATTCATACTTAacgtttttttaatacattcaattaattataaaatataaatcatGCCAAACCCATAATTGTAATACTTGTCACAGCAAATTGAagatttctacctaggtagaactaaaATGGCGTCACGCATGTGCAGTAGTCATCATTTTGGGAAGCGCATGCGTACTTGCACACAACAATAACTCTTCAGCAAGCTCGTCATCTCCTCGAGGGATATTAAGAAACAAACGTGACGTTAGAGCTGTGGGTGTGGCGAGCCAGAGAGCAACGCTGTCAATTGAGAACacagtatttaaaaacaaaaggctcagtaaataacatttttaataaagagAGCAGCTTTAAAACTAAGAACAGCTAGAGTGTCTGAAGCACTTTGATCACACTGTTCAGACAGACTTTCAGAAGATGCAGTGTATCCAGAGCTGCAGGAATGTGAAGTGAACGGAGGGACCTTCCCCCTACACAGCCTCTTGTCACTGGAAATACTTAGGGAAATGTTTTCTATTCTCCAGCATTTCCCTATTACACTACGGCAATAAGTATTGCAGATCCCCCTTCTCCCCTCGCCTAGAAATGCTGACAAGCTACACAGAGATCTTTAAGGTAATAAATTAGCTGCACACACAGACTCACCGGCAGATAAAAGTTTCACTCTCTGCTCTGTCAATAACTGTGCAGagtgtatagggttaaatttacaGAGCAGAGAGTGAAACTTTCATCTGTCGGTGAGTCTGTGTGCGCTGCTAATTTATTACCTATACGATCTCTGAAACTTGTTGGCATTTCTAGGCTGAGGAGTGGGGAGGGAAGATGGGGGATCTGCAATACATATTATTGCCTGGAATTAAATGCTAGAGAATAGAAAACCTTTATCTTgggaaataaattatctttttttttttacggtCATGAATTGTCAGTGTACTCAGTGGCACTGTGTAACAGCACTATCTGATATTAGACTGCTAAGCAAAGCCCTGTCACTCAATTAGGAAATCGAATGCCCATTGTGACACAATCTTGTCAATCAATTGACAAGAATAACGCCCAGTATTTTGAGTGAATTCTCCAGTGTGATACAGGAAGTGAAATTTTCAGACAACTGCTTTTTGGAAGGGCGGATCAGACTCTGCAGCAGGGCACTATTTGAGCATTATAACAGTATGATTTTAATGTACTTAGCATATGAGAAATGTATTTTTCACAACACTAGGGTTTTACTTATTTAGAAAGGTTTATTTAAGTATAGAATTTCAGTAGTTATTTTCTAtacctttaaggccagaccttctgtctgaaagacagttttttttttttccatcaggatctcaaatctctaaatttgaaggcatggaaattgaacgcttagtcatagaggtttctctgactcagtgattagcactatgatacaggctcgtaagtgtTTCAAGGAAAAGTTATCGggtttagaaaacctatatttcatggtgttccactcataatttattcttggcattctttcagaattcctaggattttacagtttctgcaggatggtttagataatgggttgtctgcaaatactttgaaaggacaaatttctgctctttctgtttttattgcatagaaagattgctaaacttcctaatattcactgttttgttcagactttgatttgtatcaaacctgttattaaatctatttctcctctttggagtctcaatttggttttaaagattttacaggcttctccttttgaccatatgcattctctggatattaaattactttctt
Proteins encoded in this region:
- the AUNIP gene encoding aurora kinase A and ninein-interacting protein, with the translated sequence MKLKGRDNGQPEECGVWLDTSELKRKPQQQTLLRNTSSIRFHPFAKRKTIDSILLEFTQTPAPPTCTKQTSMISFFTPADKKNGLNKVQHSDPSTAIKEALEFGVKSNNTTIINDVHKTCQVKSGSPKSVKDACKLMEHQEPLESYNKQRNKQTENKKGQHETVCTLEEMGSFQTNTDIESKENLPPSSDYWDLSHRTEKIHPYRIVSDSTGGTLCQEKELSSMQENLNSSLLNSQLFTQDSQGNKVICHRPAKKNRCSRTLRLQDLTNDMCVLAGPPSTSQPHLCEDSFRRTDTQQDVSLQSMFTQDSEGNVVIKH